The Urbifossiella limnaea genome has a window encoding:
- a CDS encoding LamG-like jellyroll fold domain-containing protein, protein MSSKKSLAARLLTRAFRPRPATPHVRPTGPVGGRIEELEDRSVPALLSLYPADGNATDVVGGRNGVLGTTGFAAGQFGQAFSFDGTLTSQVTVAPDAAFDFTTGTVAGWINAPADSDNDAIFSMRTSVGTTGTRWSIHVNEAADTIGIWNGTSFQTRPATIVPGTWYHIAAVMTTTSTQFYVNGTSIGTVAAGINTIAAGRPFVIGSPNDDPGFTHERFRGLIDDVRVYNGAISAAEIAILGQGGQTVFADFATGVPAFLEQQGPAATVVGGTAQFNGGNDGFRTYLRTTDASYYTRSFVAEMDLVSTGTAISFAGLGQGVPVPGLTFEPGVPSIHYRNHAPSIGIGQIDARDADAGNGGTNTQFGTNPNTGPHRLRYQWDATTKLAILEVDFNPTSGTFVADASSGPINGADNGFTAANGRIFFGGAQGAVFDNLLITAAPAAPTGTLTASLAGTTLTLADTAGVVNTLTATVSGTNLVVTDTTEQFQSAPAGGVLSNGNKTLTIPLASVTSLVLNLAGGDDTATLNYAGGALPPVAFNGGAGGNDVLVLQGGTATTQTFNYTNATDGSVVLGGLGSVTYTGLDPITSSIAAAAVVLNYSTTGETITVTAAGAGQTTVTSTAGETTTFANPTASLAINAGDVGNDTITVTSLGSGFVAALSIDGGTGTDAITITPALNLSAAGAGLTLAAEAIALNGGSVTTSGSQSYTGAVTLGANTTTTGANVAFNGTVNSAGTGGSTQLLTNGNFETGSLTGWTTLTPQGNGAYFASAPGASTPTSGRPTVGNPSGGTTYAVSDESGPSVHGLLQTFTVPATATQVVLSYQMFVNDYNGAGAIVNPAGLTTSAGANQHARVDLLRAVSAPFSTAPADVLQNFYLGTDPPAGANPHAYLNYSFDITAFVVPGQTYQVRFADVETQFFLNVGVDNVSVLATSPSARSLTVNTPGATTFGAAVGGTAPLSTLSVTTGTLTAGAIATTGGVTVTNGGAASITGTVSGATSTLTKAGAGTLALSATNTYGGVTTVNAGVLALANPAVNNTTVQGTSIVVNAPGTLRLDLPNQLIDAIALTLNGGTWDVGSLVAPPSREFIGGLTLSNNALVTGTGWFIVNGTSPGDITTSGSGVAGTIAANMSLANTNGTFTGNRTQTFNVIGGTTLTVTGGMANFLEGGPVVGSLAKTGLGTLTLSGTNTYTGTTTVSAGRLNVNGSTAAGSAVTVNGGTLGGTGTVNGTVAMSSGTVATGTSPGILNSGSVTFTGGTFQAEVNGTTVGTQYDQLNVTGAVALGAGTTALSLPTPTITAGATYTLINNDGTDNVSGFFTGLPEGAFVGNFGGTNVYITYAGGSNNNDVQLLTTPTVNGTAGGDQFVLRQKAATPGSYQLSIDNGATFADLGAIATLTINGLGGNDTLTIDGVNGNPFPAGGVAYNGGTQASTPGDQLRVVNGAYTVITHNFTTASSGNVAFNDGSSTRTVSYTGLEPVLVNVGSVTDVIFNLPAAASAAVLEDDGTGSNGLSRLRSTNGTFEVTTFNNPTGSVTVNRGTAADTLAVTALPDLTSTLTVGTGAQPFQAVSVTGAVTLAATKDLTAFATQIVVTGAISADDVTLDADTGAQVAGTFVGADIRANVTGTGVVSVEGRGGATGDFQAGVYVRSGAVVSGGAGPGVTTLVTGRGGATTGDFDFGVRVFGVGSRVESAGGSVSVLGFGGGTAASGFSRGVAIQAGGLVTAGGSGNVSVTGTGGGGTGGIAIGVEVAATPGITSSGGSVTVTGTGGGGGASGQNYGVYVATGQITAGGTGAISVSGTGGGGTGGPNTGVLIDTDGAVDAPAGLGVTGTAGTGPGSIGIDVPDGTITAVGVATLNGPAASDISVAAASTANFGSLTVSAAGATVTIFEDSTTAVNTIAATTINLTSAGSITDNNAGANNLTGTTATLAAAGGIDLDTTLGSLTATTSAAGAILIDELDAITLTNVITTNGDITITAGGTVSAVNVVDLLDAAHVVSITTTAGDILVGNVVATGDTVALGAAGAIEELTPLDGTADVTADVVNMTAVTGIGAAGTVEINTITTLNRGLTASVTGTGPIDLADTTGGLRVRSATTANGSVTIAALGGDMIVETLTAGTLSAVNLSTTSSGSILDDDVNATLVTGGALTLTANNGAIGAAGATGQLDTTAVSISASSATGIWITETDAVTITSATTTNGVIELQANGTMTVTAVTAGGASDARLTTTAGDVALTGAATTVTAAGDRVLIQAFNGAITDGNGAGNNVAAASLILAAATGIDADTTVSILAGGNTTSGAVDVANTGNLTITSILSLFGFGAVGFFNNGTTTSVSTGNGTSNALFTVAQPVNGVGSVALTSDQDFTIDAGITVASSGGTVEVNADVAADADTTGAAVTVNGPITSGLTTANAVTINTGGDADVITVTQTGTSNLDVYGGGIIAPAVGFDQVTVVIGSLGAGFVRLNNSGSDNYHATVDGAAQATPLTFHANTLLNEVNAPLPSLASGVRRVSVNAATVLDYLPAGASLTVLSLLGGTVADTYYVQFTDPAAGLSLLPPLVNVAAAGASDAAFVYGTNGADTVDVNIGDNDRVTSAGVSVRYDGNLEALTVYGKDEAGQPGDTFAVRPDQQTATTIHGGTPVVYPGDTLELDVIGLVTLNPTLSDPALPAGNFSLTGYPLLSWTSIENFPVPRGLGGSFDFGTATSPVQFGFTQVLPTSTYPAAATAGTGWFGWATTPLYGNQAYQEPNLPPAVAASPIAALLQDFAYGFQGDPSNGVFCVDVAPNKPVQLTALVGVPVGGRDGLVVEWGVANSPTGLPTTWTAITPAGGLFTTGGEMTTVSAALAAADVGNNLSLFVRFRDVVGEPNWSISALDVRPTNPTPPVGQLIPAGLVAPLPLRREFSTDGSVAAPGGYADQHAFAAVAADGLTVDYFRGKDAIPGSLVTITVSNGTPVDAAFTAGDMALATRLLNPDAAGYLQQFQVQADAAGEFTFGVRRPTGTAPATVTAADATGFRAGAYTQPFVLPNARRLDFGPLPAASTSDYGNGGTVGAGYVPFAAATYTDAATNALGWTGANLPVPFAFGGTGTAVQRDAVFGGYAPSEFVLDMPAGDYVVTATLGDQGARRDDMFVEVWNGSAWVVARGFNPATNAYDTDLNGLTSPPGVAPDAGQSLVRSFLATTAGGQIRVRFGNVTGNPNWTLAALEVRPAQAALTITRAGGALTADGSTVTAYTVTGAAPGTVLTVRTALGSPAGADANTTYDGFQVVVPASGPTFSVKAPYSTTGVSSVIEAESVSGGERGTGIEVYLPTAVPTVPAVRRFDFNGASDDTNPNMVGVRGNQLWTAGADYGWLTAVNEFERATTSLPASMTAAQKALFRDGATLGGPAGTFRVKVDAGADYAVRYYVGDSYKKWPWIRLQVEGGTASGQLATNVNQYWSYVMFGKDADGDGYLDVKVYGTATWVLNAVDVAKGTTAAALPPSLLAASPQLAGFAVTSGTAPALTAAELAPIVVEATRRLVAAGADPGRLAAVTVSILDLNDAGRLGEHVPGSVHIDDDAGGAGWFVDPTPADDAEFGSSVAFGLGATDGAAARGVDLLTVVMHELSHELGLADLDPTANPADLMAEALDVGVRRLPAGLASAELPAPVDVTTTRPTTAEKPSAGTVLRPAPALWLEVAETVFAPGLPVVATDDRVRATVAPIEPVRIDPVAATPLAPSLAATPAWPDADSLFDLDGVYVG, encoded by the coding sequence ATGTCGTCGAAGAAGTCGCTCGCGGCCCGCCTCCTGACCCGCGCCTTCCGCCCCCGCCCGGCTACCCCACACGTCCGGCCCACCGGCCCCGTCGGCGGTCGGATCGAGGAACTGGAAGACCGCAGCGTCCCAGCGCTGCTGAGCCTCTACCCGGCCGACGGGAACGCGACCGACGTGGTCGGCGGCCGGAATGGCGTGCTCGGCACCACTGGGTTCGCCGCCGGCCAGTTCGGCCAGGCGTTCTCGTTCGACGGCACGCTCACCAGCCAGGTCACGGTCGCCCCGGACGCCGCGTTCGACTTCACCACCGGGACGGTCGCGGGCTGGATCAACGCCCCCGCTGACTCGGACAACGACGCGATCTTCTCGATGCGGACGTCCGTGGGGACGACGGGCACCCGCTGGAGCATCCACGTCAACGAGGCCGCGGACACGATCGGCATCTGGAACGGGACGAGCTTCCAGACGCGCCCGGCCACCATCGTCCCGGGCACCTGGTATCACATCGCCGCGGTGATGACCACGACCTCGACCCAGTTCTACGTCAACGGCACGTCCATCGGGACGGTCGCGGCGGGCATCAACACGATCGCCGCGGGCCGGCCGTTCGTCATCGGCAGCCCGAACGACGACCCGGGGTTCACGCACGAGCGGTTCCGCGGGTTGATCGACGACGTGCGGGTCTACAACGGGGCGATCTCCGCGGCCGAGATCGCCATCCTCGGCCAGGGCGGGCAGACGGTCTTCGCCGACTTCGCCACCGGCGTGCCGGCGTTCCTCGAGCAGCAAGGCCCGGCGGCGACCGTGGTCGGCGGGACGGCGCAGTTCAACGGGGGGAACGACGGGTTTCGGACCTACCTGCGGACCACCGACGCGAGCTACTACACCCGCAGCTTCGTGGCCGAGATGGACCTGGTCTCGACGGGCACCGCGATCTCGTTCGCCGGTCTCGGTCAGGGCGTGCCGGTTCCCGGCCTCACCTTCGAGCCGGGCGTCCCGTCGATCCACTACCGGAATCACGCGCCCAGCATCGGGATCGGGCAGATCGACGCCCGCGACGCGGACGCCGGCAACGGCGGGACCAACACACAGTTCGGGACGAACCCTAACACCGGCCCGCATCGCCTGCGGTACCAGTGGGACGCGACCACCAAGCTCGCCATCCTGGAGGTGGACTTCAACCCGACGAGCGGGACGTTCGTGGCGGACGCGTCGAGCGGTCCGATCAACGGGGCCGACAACGGGTTCACCGCCGCGAACGGCCGCATCTTCTTCGGCGGCGCTCAAGGGGCCGTATTCGACAACCTGCTGATTACGGCTGCCCCCGCCGCCCCGACCGGCACCCTGACCGCGTCCCTGGCCGGCACCACCCTGACTCTCGCGGACACCGCGGGCGTCGTCAACACGCTAACCGCGACCGTGAGTGGCACGAACCTCGTGGTCACCGACACCACCGAGCAGTTCCAGTCGGCCCCGGCCGGCGGCGTGCTGTCCAACGGCAACAAGACGCTCACCATCCCGCTCGCGTCCGTCACGAGCCTCGTCCTCAACCTCGCCGGCGGGGACGACACCGCCACCCTGAATTACGCCGGTGGGGCGCTGCCGCCCGTCGCCTTCAACGGCGGCGCGGGCGGGAACGACGTCCTCGTCCTCCAGGGCGGGACCGCGACCACCCAGACATTCAACTACACCAACGCCACCGACGGGAGCGTCGTCCTGGGCGGGCTGGGTAGCGTGACCTACACCGGCCTCGACCCGATTACCTCGAGCATCGCCGCCGCCGCCGTCGTGCTGAACTACAGCACCACCGGCGAGACGATCACCGTCACGGCCGCCGGGGCGGGCCAGACCACCGTGACCTCGACGGCCGGGGAGACGACCACGTTCGCCAACCCGACGGCGTCGCTGGCGATCAACGCCGGAGATGTCGGCAACGACACGATCACCGTCACGTCGCTCGGGTCCGGGTTCGTGGCCGCCCTGTCGATCGACGGCGGCACCGGGACCGACGCGATCACGATCACCCCGGCGCTGAACCTGTCGGCCGCCGGCGCAGGCCTGACGCTCGCGGCCGAGGCGATCGCCCTGAACGGCGGGTCGGTCACGACGAGCGGCAGCCAGAGCTACACCGGGGCCGTCACCCTCGGGGCGAACACGACCACGACCGGCGCCAATGTGGCGTTCAACGGGACCGTGAACAGCGCGGGCACCGGGGGCAGCACCCAACTGTTGACGAACGGAAACTTCGAGACGGGGTCCCTGACTGGGTGGACCACACTCACACCGCAGGGCAACGGCGCCTACTTCGCCAGCGCCCCGGGGGCGAGCACACCTACTAGCGGCCGCCCAACGGTCGGGAACCCCTCGGGCGGTACGACCTACGCCGTCTCCGACGAGTCCGGCCCGAGCGTTCACGGCCTGCTGCAGACGTTTACCGTCCCGGCGACGGCCACGCAGGTCGTCCTGTCCTACCAGATGTTCGTAAACGACTACAACGGAGCCGGCGCGATCGTGAACCCGGCCGGCCTGACCACCTCGGCCGGGGCTAACCAACACGCACGGGTGGACCTGTTGCGCGCCGTCTCGGCCCCATTCTCGACCGCCCCGGCTGACGTCCTCCAGAATTTCTACCTCGGCACGGACCCGCCGGCCGGGGCCAACCCGCACGCCTACCTCAACTACTCGTTCGACATCACCGCATTCGTCGTCCCGGGTCAGACCTACCAAGTCCGGTTCGCCGACGTCGAGACGCAGTTCTTCCTCAACGTCGGTGTCGATAACGTCAGCGTCCTGGCCACGTCACCGAGCGCCCGCAGCTTGACGGTCAACACGCCGGGCGCGACCACGTTCGGTGCGGCTGTCGGCGGGACGGCCCCACTGAGCACCCTGAGCGTCACCACCGGCACCCTCACGGCCGGGGCGATCGCCACCACCGGCGGCGTGACTGTCACGAACGGCGGGGCGGCGAGCATCACCGGCACCGTCTCCGGGGCCACCTCGACGTTGACCAAGGCGGGCGCTGGCACCCTCGCGCTGTCCGCCACCAACACCTACGGCGGCGTGACGACCGTGAACGCCGGCGTACTGGCCCTCGCCAACCCGGCGGTGAACAACACCACCGTGCAGGGCACGTCGATCGTAGTAAACGCCCCGGGCACGCTGCGGCTGGACCTGCCGAATCAGCTCATCGACGCGATCGCGCTCACGCTGAACGGGGGCACCTGGGACGTGGGGAGTTTGGTCGCGCCCCCGAGCCGCGAGTTCATCGGCGGCCTGACGCTGAGCAACAACGCCCTGGTGACCGGGACCGGATGGTTCATCGTGAACGGCACGTCCCCCGGCGACATCACCACCAGCGGGTCGGGGGTCGCGGGGACGATCGCCGCGAACATGTCGCTGGCGAACACGAACGGCACCTTCACCGGGAACCGGACGCAGACGTTTAACGTGATCGGCGGGACCACCCTCACGGTCACCGGCGGGATGGCCAACTTCCTCGAAGGTGGCCCGGTCGTCGGAAGCCTCGCCAAGACCGGCCTGGGTACCCTCACCCTGTCCGGCACCAACACCTACACCGGCACCACCACCGTCAGTGCCGGGCGGCTGAACGTCAACGGCTCGACCGCCGCCGGCAGCGCTGTCACCGTGAACGGCGGCACCCTCGGCGGCACCGGGACGGTCAACGGCACCGTGGCGATGAGCAGCGGCACCGTGGCCACGGGCACATCGCCGGGCATCCTCAACAGCGGCAGCGTCACCTTCACCGGCGGCACGTTCCAGGCCGAGGTGAACGGCACGACTGTCGGCACACAGTACGACCAACTCAACGTCACCGGCGCCGTCGCCCTCGGGGCCGGCACCACCGCCCTGAGCCTGCCGACACCCACCATCACCGCCGGCGCCACCTACACGCTCATCAACAACGACGGCACCGACAACGTCAGCGGCTTCTTCACCGGCCTGCCCGAGGGCGCCTTCGTCGGCAACTTCGGCGGCACGAACGTGTACATCACCTACGCCGGCGGCAGCAACAACAACGACGTGCAACTCCTCACCACGCCGACCGTCAACGGCACGGCCGGGGGCGATCAGTTCGTGCTCCGCCAGAAGGCCGCGACCCCGGGCTCCTACCAGCTTAGCATCGACAACGGCGCCACCTTCGCCGACCTCGGGGCGATCGCCACGCTCACCATCAACGGCCTCGGTGGGAACGACACGCTCACGATCGACGGCGTGAACGGCAACCCGTTCCCGGCCGGCGGCGTGGCGTACAACGGCGGCACCCAGGCATCCACTCCCGGCGACCAACTCCGCGTTGTCAACGGCGCGTACACGGTCATCACCCACAACTTCACGACCGCGAGCAGCGGCAACGTGGCGTTCAACGACGGGTCGTCCACTCGCACCGTTTCTTACACCGGGCTGGAGCCGGTGCTGGTGAACGTGGGCTCGGTGACGGACGTGATCTTCAACCTGCCGGCCGCGGCGAGCGCCGCCGTGCTCGAGGACGACGGCACCGGCTCCAACGGCCTGTCCCGGCTCCGCAGCACGAACGGCACGTTCGAGGTGACGACGTTCAACAACCCGACGGGCAGCGTCACCGTCAACCGCGGCACCGCGGCCGACACGCTGGCCGTGACCGCGCTGCCGGACCTCACCAGCACGCTGACGGTCGGGACCGGGGCTCAGCCGTTCCAGGCCGTGAGCGTGACCGGGGCCGTGACCCTGGCCGCGACGAAGGACCTGACCGCCTTCGCCACGCAGATCGTCGTCACGGGCGCGATCTCGGCCGACGACGTCACACTCGATGCTGACACCGGCGCCCAGGTGGCGGGCACGTTCGTCGGGGCCGACATCCGGGCCAACGTGACCGGCACCGGGGTCGTCTCGGTCGAGGGCCGCGGCGGGGCTACCGGGGACTTCCAGGCCGGAGTCTATGTGAGGAGCGGGGCGGTCGTGTCGGGCGGGGCCGGGCCCGGCGTGACCACCCTCGTCACCGGCCGCGGCGGCGCCACGACCGGCGACTTTGACTTCGGCGTGAGAGTGTTCGGAGTCGGTTCGCGCGTCGAGTCGGCCGGAGGGAGCGTGTCCGTGCTCGGGTTCGGCGGCGGCACCGCCGCCTCCGGGTTCAGCCGCGGCGTCGCGATCCAGGCGGGCGGCCTGGTCACCGCGGGAGGGTCCGGGAACGTATCCGTGACCGGGACCGGCGGGGGCGGCACCGGCGGGATCGCGATCGGCGTCGAGGTCGCCGCCACGCCCGGGATCACCTCGTCCGGCGGGAGTGTGACCGTAACCGGGACCGGCGGCGGGGGCGGCGCCAGCGGTCAGAACTACGGCGTCTACGTCGCGACCGGGCAGATCACCGCCGGCGGGACCGGGGCGATCAGCGTCTCGGGCACAGGCGGGGGCGGCACCGGCGGGCCGAACACGGGGGTGCTGATCGACACGGACGGGGCGGTCGACGCGCCGGCCGGGCTGGGCGTGACCGGCACCGCCGGGACGGGGCCGGGCAGCATCGGAATCGACGTCCCGGACGGGACGATCACCGCCGTCGGAGTCGCGACCCTGAACGGCCCGGCGGCGTCCGACATCTCGGTCGCGGCCGCCTCTACGGCAAACTTCGGCTCCCTCACCGTCAGCGCCGCCGGCGCCACGGTGACGATCTTCGAGGACAGCACAACGGCGGTGAACACGATCGCCGCGACGACCATCAACCTGACCTCGGCCGGGTCGATCACCGACAACAACGCCGGGGCGAACAACCTCACCGGCACCACGGCCACCCTCGCCGCGGCCGGCGGCATCGACCTCGACACCACCCTCGGCAGCCTCACCGCAACCACCAGCGCCGCCGGCGCCATCCTGATCGACGAGCTGGACGCCATCACGCTCACGAACGTGATCACCACGAACGGTGACATCACGATCACCGCCGGCGGCACCGTGTCGGCCGTGAACGTGGTGGACCTCCTCGACGCCGCCCACGTCGTGTCCATCACCACCACCGCCGGCGACATCCTCGTCGGCAACGTGGTCGCCACCGGCGACACCGTCGCGCTGGGCGCGGCAGGGGCGATCGAGGAACTGACGCCGCTCGACGGCACCGCCGACGTGACGGCCGACGTGGTCAACATGACCGCCGTGACCGGCATCGGGGCGGCCGGCACCGTCGAGATCAACACGATCACGACGCTCAACCGCGGACTGACGGCGAGCGTGACCGGCACCGGCCCGATCGACCTGGCCGACACCACCGGCGGCCTCCGCGTCCGCTCGGCGACAACCGCCAACGGGTCGGTCACAATCGCCGCGCTCGGCGGGGACATGATCGTGGAGACGCTCACGGCCGGCACGCTGTCGGCGGTCAACCTGAGCACCACGTCTAGCGGCAGCATCCTCGACGACGACGTGAACGCGACTCTTGTGACCGGCGGCGCGCTGACGCTGACCGCGAACAACGGGGCGATCGGGGCGGCCGGGGCGACCGGCCAGCTCGACACGACCGCGGTCAGCATCTCCGCGTCGTCCGCCACCGGCATCTGGATCACCGAGACCGACGCGGTCACGATTACCAGCGCGACCACCACGAACGGCGTGATCGAACTCCAGGCGAACGGGACGATGACCGTGACCGCCGTGACCGCCGGCGGCGCGAGCGACGCCCGGCTCACCACCACGGCCGGCGACGTCGCCCTGACCGGGGCGGCCACGACCGTGACCGCGGCCGGCGACCGGGTGCTGATCCAGGCCTTCAACGGGGCAATCACCGACGGGAACGGGGCGGGGAATAACGTCGCCGCGGCCTCACTGATCCTCGCCGCCGCGACCGGGATCGACGCCGACACCACCGTCTCGATCCTGGCGGGCGGCAACACCACGAGTGGGGCGGTGGACGTCGCCAACACCGGGAACCTGACGATCACGTCGATCCTGAGCCTGTTCGGGTTCGGGGCGGTCGGGTTCTTCAACAACGGTACCACAACGAGCGTCAGCACCGGGAACGGCACGTCGAACGCCCTGTTTACGGTCGCCCAGCCGGTCAACGGCGTCGGGAGCGTGGCCCTCACGTCGGACCAGGACTTCACCATCGACGCCGGCATCACGGTCGCCAGCTCCGGCGGCACGGTGGAGGTCAACGCCGACGTCGCCGCGGACGCCGACACCACCGGCGCCGCGGTGACCGTGAACGGCCCGATCACCTCGGGCCTGACGACGGCGAACGCGGTGACGATCAACACCGGCGGCGACGCCGACGTTATCACCGTGACGCAGACCGGCACCTCGAACCTCGACGTGTACGGCGGCGGGATCATCGCCCCGGCCGTCGGGTTCGATCAGGTGACGGTCGTGATCGGCAGCCTCGGCGCCGGGTTCGTCCGGCTCAACAACAGCGGCAGCGACAACTACCACGCCACCGTGGACGGCGCCGCCCAGGCCACCCCGCTGACGTTCCACGCGAACACCCTGCTGAACGAGGTGAACGCCCCGCTGCCGAGTCTGGCCAGCGGCGTCCGCCGCGTCAGCGTGAACGCCGCGACGGTGCTCGACTACCTCCCGGCCGGCGCCAGCCTCACGGTGTTGAGCCTGCTCGGCGGCACAGTCGCGGACACGTATTACGTCCAGTTCACCGACCCCGCCGCGGGCCTGTCGCTGCTCCCGCCGCTGGTGAACGTCGCCGCCGCCGGCGCATCCGACGCGGCGTTCGTGTACGGTACCAACGGCGCCGACACGGTGGACGTGAACATCGGCGACAACGACCGCGTCACGTCGGCCGGCGTTAGCGTCCGGTACGACGGCAACCTCGAAGCCCTGACCGTGTACGGGAAGGACGAGGCCGGCCAACCGGGCGACACGTTCGCCGTCCGGCCCGACCAGCAGACCGCGACCACCATCCACGGCGGCACGCCGGTCGTCTACCCCGGCGACACCCTCGAACTCGACGTGATCGGCCTCGTCACGCTGAACCCGACGCTCAGCGACCCGGCGCTGCCGGCCGGCAACTTCTCGCTGACCGGCTACCCGCTGCTCTCATGGACGTCGATCGAGAACTTCCCGGTGCCGCGGGGGCTGGGCGGGTCGTTCGACTTCGGGACCGCCACCAGTCCGGTGCAGTTCGGGTTCACCCAGGTGCTGCCCACGAGCACCTACCCGGCGGCCGCGACCGCCGGCACCGGGTGGTTCGGGTGGGCCACCACCCCGCTGTACGGCAACCAGGCGTACCAGGAGCCGAACCTCCCGCCGGCCGTCGCCGCGTCGCCGATCGCGGCGCTGCTCCAGGACTTCGCCTACGGCTTCCAGGGCGACCCGAGCAACGGCGTGTTCTGCGTCGACGTGGCCCCGAACAAGCCGGTGCAGCTGACGGCCCTGGTCGGCGTCCCGGTCGGCGGCCGCGACGGGCTGGTGGTCGAGTGGGGCGTCGCCAACAGCCCCACCGGCCTGCCGACGACGTGGACCGCCATCACCCCGGCCGGCGGGCTGTTCACCACCGGCGGCGAGATGACCACCGTGTCGGCGGCGCTGGCCGCGGCGGACGTCGGCAACAACCTCAGCCTGTTCGTCCGGTTCCGCGACGTCGTCGGCGAGCCGAACTGGTCGATCTCGGCCCTCGACGTGCGGCCGACGAACCCGACCCCGCCGGTCGGCCAGCTCATCCCGGCCGGGCTGGTCGCGCCGCTGCCGCTGCGGCGCGAGTTCTCCACCGACGGCAGCGTCGCCGCCCCCGGCGGCTACGCCGACCAGCACGCGTTCGCCGCGGTCGCCGCCGACGGGCTGACCGTCGACTACTTCCGCGGCAAGGACGCCATCCCCGGCTCGCTCGTCACCATTACCGTGTCGAACGGCACGCCGGTGGACGCCGCCTTCACGGCGGGTGACATGGCCCTGGCGACGCGGCTCCTGAACCCGGACGCGGCCGGCTACCTCCAGCAGTTCCAGGTGCAGGCCGACGCCGCCGGCGAGTTCACGTTCGGCGTCCGCCGGCCGACCGGCACCGCCCCCGCGACGGTGACCGCGGCCGACGCCACCGGGTTCCGGGCCGGGGCGTACACCCAGCCGTTCGTGCTCCCGAACGCCCGGCGGCTCGACTTCGGGCCGCTGCCGGCGGCGTCCACGAGCGACTACGGGAACGGCGGCACGGTCGGCGCGGGGTACGTCCCGTTCGCCGCCGCGACGTACACGGACGCGGCGACCAACGCCCTGGGGTGGACCGGGGCGAACCTGCCGGTGCCGTTCGCCTTCGGCGGCACCGGCACCGCGGTCCAGCGGGACGCGGTGTTCGGCGGGTACGCCCCGAGCGAGTTCGTGCTCGACATGCCGGCCGGCGACTACGTGGTGACGGCGACGCTCGGCGACCAGGGCGCCCGGCGGGACGACATGTTCGTCGAGGTGTGGAACGGCTCCGCCTGGGTGGTCGCCCGGGGGTTCAACCCGGCCACGAACGCCTACGACACCGACCTGAACGGCCTGACGTCGCCGCCCGGGGTGGCCCCGGACGCCGGCCAGTCGCTGGTCCGGTCGTTCCTGGCGACGACGGCCGGCGGGCAGATCCGGGTGCGGTTCGGGAACGTGACCGGCAACCCGAACTGGACGCTGGCAGCCCTGGAGGTGCGGCCGGCGCAGGCGGCGCTGACGATCACCCGCGCGGGCGGGGCGCTGACGGCCGACGGGTCCACCGTGACCGCGTACACGGTCACCGGGGCGGCGCCCGGCACGGTGCTGACGGTCCGCACGGCCCTCGGGTCGCCGGCCGGGGCGGACGCGAACACCACGTACGACGGCTTCCAGGTCGTGGTGCCGGCGTCCGGGCCGACGTTCTCCGTGAAGGCGCCGTACTCGACGACGGGGGTGTCGTCGGTGATCGAGGCGGAGTCGGTGTCGGGCGGCGAGCGCGGCACGGGCATCGAGGTCTACCTGCCGACAGCGGTGCCGACCGTGCCGGCGGTGCGGCGGTTCGACTTCAACGGCGCGTCGGACGACACGAACCCGAACATGGTGGGCGTCCGCGGCAACCAGCTGTGGACGGCCGGGGCCGACTACGGGTGGCTGACGGCCGTGAACGAGTTCGAGCGGGCGACGACGTCGCTGCCGGCGTCGATGACGGCGGCGCAGAAGGCGCTGTTCCGGGACGGGGCGACGCTGGGCGGGCCGGCCGGGACGTTCCGGGTGAAGGTGGACGCGGGGGCCGACTACGCGGTCCGGTACTACGTGGGCGACTCGTACAAGAAGTGGCCGTGGATCCGGCTGCAGGTCGAGGGCGGGACGGCGAGCGGGCAGCTGGCGACGAACGTCAACCAGTACTGGTCGTACGTCATGTTCGGGAAGGACGCCGACGGCGACGGGTACCTGGACGTGAAGGTGTACGGGACGGCGACGTGGGTGCTGAACGCCGTCGACGTGGCCAAGGGGACGACGGCGGCGGCGCTGCCGCCGAGCCTGCTGGCGGCGAGCCCGCAGCTGGCCGGGTTCGCGGTGACGAGCGGCACCGCCCCGGCGCTGACGGCGGCGGAGCTGGCGCCGATCGTCGTCGAGGCGACGCGGCGGCTGGTCGCGGCCGGGGCCGACCCCGGGCGGCTGGCGGCCGTCACCGTGTCGATCCTCGACCTGAACGACGCGGGCCGGCTCGGCGAGCACGTGCCGGGCTCCGTCCACATCGACGACGACGCGGGCGGGGCGGGGTGGTTCGTGGACCCGACGCCGGCCGACGACGCCGAGTTCGGGTCGTCGGTGGCGTTCGGCCTGGGCGCGACCGACGGCGCGGCCGCGCGGGGGGTGGACCTGCTGACGGTGGTGATGCACGAGCTGAGCCACGAGCTGGGGCTCGCCGACCTGGACCCGACGGCGAACCCGGCCGACCTGATGGCCGAGGCGCTGGACGTGGGCGTGCGGCGGCTCCCGGCCGGGCTCGCGTCGGCGGAGCTGCCGGCGCCGGTGGACGTGACGACGACGCGACCGACGACGGCGGAGAAGCCGTCCGCGGGGACGGTGCTCCGGCCGGCACCGGCGCTGTGGCTGGAAGTGGCCGAGACGGTGTTCGCACCCGGGCTGCCGGTGGTGGCGACCGACGACCGGGTGCGGGCGACCGTGGCCCCGATCGAGCCGGTGCGGATCGACCCGGTGGCGGCGACGCCCCTGGCCCCGTCCCTGGCCGCGACCCCGGCCTGGCCCGACGCCGACAGCCTGTTCGACCTCGACGGCGTGTACGTCGGGTGA